The following DNA comes from Candidatus Krumholzibacteriia bacterium.
GTCGATCTCCTGCAATCACTGCGAGAAGCCGATCTGCCTCGAGGGGTGTCCCGCAGGGGCGATCGTGCGACGCGACGACGGGATCGTGTTGATCGATCCCGAGCACTGCCTGGGCTGTGGCTACTGCAGCTGGGTCTGCCCCTACAGCGCACCACAGTACAGCGGCACGCTCGGCACCATGAGCAAGTGCACCTTCTGCGTGGAGGACCTCGAGGAAGGCCGCGACCCCGCGTGTGTGGAGGCCTGCCCCGTGCGGGCCCTCGACGCCGGCGAGCCCGAGGATCTGACCGCGCGGCACGGAGCTCCCGACATGGCGGTCGGTGCTGCGCCGCTCCCACCGGTGGGGCTGACGGAGCCGGCCCTGCACCTTGCACCTCATGCGGCGAGTGACCGTTCGGGCGAGCCGGACACCGTGCTGGCCCCGAGCCCCGCCCGGGGTCTGCGCGAATGGTCGCTGGTGGCCTTCACCCTGCTGTCGCAGATGGCGGCGGGCATCGCTCTGGTGGCCGGCGTACTGCGGGCAGCGCTGGCCGGGGAGTCGACGAGCGACCTCGCGTTCGATCCCGCCGCCGTCGACCGCGTGGCCATGCCGGCGATCGCGCTGTTCCTGCTCGCCGCCCTGCTCACGTCGGCGGCGCATCTGGGCCGGCCCGTCCGGGCGTGGCGTGCGTTGCGGAACCTGCGCGCATCGTGGCTGAGCCGCGAGGTCCTGCTCGCCGTCGTCCTGCTGGTGACGGCAGGGGCGGCGACGATCACCGGCCACGGCATCCTCGCCTGGCTGACCGTCCCCGCCGCGGCCCTGTACCTGTTCGGCATGACCCGCGTCTACACCGTGCGCACCGTTCCGGTGTGGAACACGGCGATGACACCGGTGAACTTCACGGCAAGTGCCCTCGTGACCGGAGGGTTGGCCCTGCACGCCCTCTTGTGGTCTCGCGCCCCGGCCGCGTCCCTGCCGTCGTCGGCCGCCGTCACGCTGGCGCTGGGACTGGTGGCCCTACTGATCGTCGTATGGGTCGGTCTCCGCTTCGGTCTGGGACACCGCATGCGCCTTCGCCGCCCCTACGAAGACTCCACACGGGTGGGGCCCACACCCGCCGGCGCCGGCCTGGCGGCCGCGGCGACGGTGACGCTGATCCTCGCGTCGCTTGGTGCCGTGGTCGCCTGGCCGAGCGCCGCACTGCTCTCCGCAGCGTGGGGTGCGTGGGCACTCGCCGTGGCGTCGGAGATCAGTGAACGACAGGCCTACTACGGAGCCTACCGGCGCGTCGGGGTGTGAGGCGGCGCACCTGCAACCGCCGGTGCAACCACGAACCCAGCACGAAGGTCACGCCACACCACAGGATGCCGGCCAGCGAATCCACCAGGTAGTGGAAACCACCGTACACCGTCCCCACCGTGAGCAGGGTCACGAGAACGGCCAGGATCCATCGTGTGATCCGGGCCGTCCTCCACGCACACGCCAGCACGCAGCACGCCACGGCCACGTGGCTCGACGGAAACGCCGTTCCGATCGACGAACCGCCGCTGACCACGGCATTCACCAGGGGCGGGAAGAGCGAGCCCGGCGCCGGCGGATCGAGCGGGCCGAAGTAGTGGTACGGACCCGTGACCGGCACGAGCACGAACCAGATCTGGCACGACCCGAAGGTCAACGCGAGCACGGTCAGGTACCATTCCAGTCCGGCCCACTCCCGCCGCAGCACCAGCACCACGAACAGGAGAGCGGGCAGCGCGTAGTAGGAGCCGTAGCCCAGATGCAGCAGCTCCGACACCCAGGTCCACGACCACGCCCGGGCGAAGACCTGCGAGGTGTCCACGCCGAACAGGGTCCGCTCGAGCGAGACGAGGTACGGGTCGAAGTAGCGCTCGCCCCAGATCACGTCGTTGAGGACGCCGATCTCGAGGTAGAAGAGAGGGCCGAGCACGAGCGGGAAGATGCGGCGGACGAAGGCGATGGCGACCGGTGCCCTCGAGCTCGTCCGGGCCATCAGGACGATCAGACCGACACCCACGAGATGGAGGGACAGCAGAAGGAACGGGTGCGGCAGGGTCCGAGCGCCGAGCAGCACCAGGATCGCCGTCACCACCAGGTAGACACACAGGACCCACTCGACGGGACGGAGGCCGGGTCCGAAGTTCCCCATCGCACGATCGATCCCGCTCACGGCAACCACCCGTGTTCGCGGTACCAGCGCACCGTCTCGTGCAGACCCTCGCGCAACGTGACCGCCGGGCGGAATCCCAGCTCCCGCGCGATTCGCGCCGGTGAGCAGGTCCAGGCCTCGGCCTGCAGGTCGGCGAGTCGATCGGCCGGGAGGGGACCCGGCCGTCGCAAGAGCTGGCCGATCATCGACGACATGCCGGCGGCCACCGGGAGCAACCCGGTCGAGACGGGGATCCGCCGCGGTCGACGCCGCAGCGTGTCGGCCATGACGTCGACGATCTCGTCCCAGTCGGTCGGCGCGGGGTCGGCCACGAACCAGGTACGTCCTTCGGCCCGGTGATCCCCGACGACGTCGACGAGCACCCGCGCAAGATCGCGGACGTGCACCACCGACAGCGCCTGCGGCACGGAACCGATGCGCGGCACCCACCCCCGCTCCACCATGCGGGCCAGCCGCAGGAAGTCCCGGTCTCGCGGGCCGAAGACCGCGGGTGGTCGCAGGATCGACCACGCGAGGCGGTCCGACGCCGCCTCGCGCAGCACTCTCTCCGCCCGCAGCTTGCTCCGACCGTAGGCCGAGATCGGGCGCTCGGACTGCATTTCGTCACGCACCCGCTCCCGCGTGCTGGGCCCGGCCGCGGCCAGACTGCTGACCAGGACGAAGTGCCGGGGTGCTCCCGCCGGGCGAGCACAGGCCTCGGCCAGATCCCGCGTGGTCCGGACGTTCGCTCGCTCGTAGTCGTCGTCGGTGGCCGCGCGCGTGGCTCCCGCCACGTGGATGACGGCGCGTGCACTGTCGACCAACGGCTCGACCGCACCGCGCTCCTCGTAGTCCACGCGGCACACCTCGACACGATCGACCGGCAGCGCGTCGATCCGACTGCTCCGCCGGACCGCGACCCGCACCGGCAGGTCACGGCGCAGCAGTTCGTCGACGACGTGCGAGCCCACGAAGCCGTTCGCTCCCGTCACCAACACCGGAGCGGTCGCGTCCATGTCTCAGCCTCCGACCGACATCTCGTAGAGGCGATAGGTCTTGTAGGGAAGAGCTCCCATGGCGCCCTCGATGGGTTTGCGGATGCCGTGGTTGTCCTCGAGCACCCACGAGAGCTCCGCCCCGCGCAGTCCGACCTTCGCCGCATGATCGTACAGGTCGGCGTACAGGACCGCATCGAGCCCCCGTCCCCGGTAGTCGTCGACCACACCCAGGACGAGCACGCGCGCGGCGTCGATCCGACGGGAATGCCAGAGGATCTTCAGCAGGCCGAAGGGGAAGAGCCGACCGTTGGCGTGGCGCAGAGCCTGGTTCATGTCGGGCAGAGCGAGGGCGAAGGCCACCGTCCGGTCGCCGTGTTCTGCGATCCGGACGAGTCCGGGATCGAGGACCTGCCGCAGCGACGCGGCCATGTGGTCGATCTCGGAGTCGGTCATCGGGACGAAGCCCCAGTTCCGCTCCCACGCCGCGTTGTACACCGACTTGAAGCGATCGACCTCGGCGTCGAAGTCCTTCTTCCGGAAAGCACGGAAGGTGATCTCGGGATTCCGTGCCCGGGCGATACGAGCCGCACGTTGCAGGCGCTCGGGTGCACCCTCCGGAGGAGCGTCGAGCCAGTACGCGAGCAGGTCCTTGGCCTTGCCAAGGCCGGCTTCCTCCAGGACACGGTCGTAGTAGGGTGGAGAGTGTGGCATGAGGACGGCGGGCGGGCTGTCGAAGCCCTCGACCAGTACACCACACTCGTCGTTGGTCGAGGGATTGACCGGGCCGCGTAGCGTGCGCAGTCCCCAGTCGCGACAACGCACACGCGCCGCCTCGACCAACGCCGAGGCCACGTTCGGATCGTCGATCGACTCGAAGTAGCCGAAGAAGCCACAGCCGTCGTTCCAGGCGCGCTCGTGGTTGTGGTTACGAATGGCCGCAATGCGTCCTACGACCTCGCCATCGCTGCGGGCGAGCATGGGCTCGATCTGGCCGTGCTCGAGGAAGGGATTGTGGGCGGGATCGAAGACCCGGACGGCGTCGCGGATCAAGGGCGGTACCCAGACAGGATCGTCGGCGTAGATCTTCCACGGCAGGCGCACGAAGCGCTC
Coding sequences within:
- a CDS encoding DMSO/selenate family reductase complex B subunit, whose translation is MRRTTFWFDAATCSGCKACQVACKDRNGLEVGRLWRRVSEVSGGGWTRDGGAWRQDVFAYHLSISCNHCEKPICLEGCPAGAIVRRDDGIVLIDPEHCLGCGYCSWVCPYSAPQYSGTLGTMSKCTFCVEDLEEGRDPACVEACPVRALDAGEPEDLTARHGAPDMAVGAAPLPPVGLTEPALHLAPHAASDRSGEPDTVLAPSPARGLREWSLVAFTLLSQMAAGIALVAGVLRAALAGESTSDLAFDPAAVDRVAMPAIALFLLAALLTSAAHLGRPVRAWRALRNLRASWLSREVLLAVVLLVTAGAATITGHGILAWLTVPAAALYLFGMTRVYTVRTVPVWNTAMTPVNFTASALVTGGLALHALLWSRAPAASLPSSAAVTLALGLVALLIVVWVGLRFGLGHRMRLRRPYEDSTRVGPTPAGAGLAAAATVTLILASLGAVVAWPSAALLSAAWGAWALAVASEISERQAYYGAYRRVGV
- a CDS encoding phosphatase PAP2 family protein, producing MSGIDRAMGNFGPGLRPVEWVLCVYLVVTAILVLLGARTLPHPFLLLSLHLVGVGLIVLMARTSSRAPVAIAFVRRIFPLVLGPLFYLEIGVLNDVIWGERYFDPYLVSLERTLFGVDTSQVFARAWSWTWVSELLHLGYGSYYALPALLFVVLVLRREWAGLEWYLTVLALTFGSCQIWFVLVPVTGPYHYFGPLDPPAPGSLFPPLVNAVVSGGSSIGTAFPSSHVAVACCVLACAWRTARITRWILAVLVTLLTVGTVYGGFHYLVDSLAGILWCGVTFVLGSWLHRRLQVRRLTPRRAGRLRSRPVVH
- a CDS encoding NAD-dependent epimerase/dehydratase family protein → MDATAPVLVTGANGFVGSHVVDELLRRDLPVRVAVRRSSRIDALPVDRVEVCRVDYEERGAVEPLVDSARAVIHVAGATRAATDDDYERANVRTTRDLAEACARPAGAPRHFVLVSSLAAAGPSTRERVRDEMQSERPISAYGRSKLRAERVLREAASDRLAWSILRPPAVFGPRDRDFLRLARMVERGWVPRIGSVPQALSVVHVRDLARVLVDVVGDHRAEGRTWFVADPAPTDWDEIVDVMADTLRRRPRRIPVSTGLLPVAAGMSSMIGQLLRRPGPLPADRLADLQAEAWTCSPARIARELGFRPAVTLREGLHETVRWYREHGWLP
- a CDS encoding N-acetyltransferase; this translates as MNVEVRPARGRAELERFVRLPWKIYADDPVWVPPLIRDAVRVFDPAHNPFLEHGQIEPMLARSDGEVVGRIAAIRNHNHERAWNDGCGFFGYFESIDDPNVASALVEAARVRCRDWGLRTLRGPVNPSTNDECGVLVEGFDSPPAVLMPHSPPYYDRVLEEAGLGKAKDLLAYWLDAPPEGAPERLQRAARIARARNPEITFRAFRKKDFDAEVDRFKSVYNAAWERNWGFVPMTDSEIDHMAASLRQVLDPGLVRIAEHGDRTVAFALALPDMNQALRHANGRLFPFGLLKILWHSRRIDAARVLVLGVVDDYRGRGLDAVLYADLYDHAAKVGLRGAELSWVLEDNHGIRKPIEGAMGALPYKTYRLYEMSVGG